CTGTGGCTGTTGACTCTCTCCCCAATCATACCTGGCTGGCAGATGGTGAATACGCTGTAGGGCTGTCTGTAACGGATACAAATGGCTGTGAAGCTACCTTCTCCAGACCTGATTATATTCGTTTGAATCACCCTGTGGCAAATTTTTCTGCTCTGGATACCGTGATTTGCCCCGACTCGGAGGTTTTATTTTTCGACGATTGTATAGCTGCATATGCACCACTGGTTCAATGGGTATGGGACTTTGGTGATGGCTCCGGCTTCAATGGACAGACTCCTGTTCATCAATTTACGACTTCAGGGCTGTATGATATTTCGTTGACCGTGGTGGATTCCCTGGGCTGTGCCGACGAATTGATCCGCCCGGCCTATGTGGAGGTATTGCCTGATTTTATTCCCAAGGCCATCAACATCCAGTATGTTTCGGTACTCAATAATCAGGAGGTAGAAGTTGTGTTCTCGCCATTTCCCAATGTTTATAATGATTTTAACCGCTATGTGGTTTACCGAATGGCGCCCGGCGGTAGCTATGATTCTGTGGGAGTGATGTACGATATCAGTGAGACGCGTTTTGTCGATCGCGGATTAAATACGCTGGATGAGTCATATTGCTATAAAATTCAGGTGGTAAATGATTGCGGTACAACTTATGATATTAGCCTGGCAGAAGCCCATTGTACGCTCAATCTGATGGCAAATGGGCTGGTAGATGAAATTTTCCTTCGGTGGAATCCTTATATTGGCTGGGATCATGTGGAGAACTATCTGATTTTCAGAGTAATGGACTATAATCCGCAAAGTATGATCCTGATTGCCACAATGCCTGGCAATGCAAGTTATTATTCGGATCGTGAAACCTACTGTTATGATGCATTTTCCTATCGGATTGTTGCGGTTGGCGAAGGTCATGTTCAGTCTTATTCAGATACTACACATGCTGCTCCCGTGCATATTCCTCCCACAGAACAAGGGAATATTATTCGGGTTACAGTAGAAAACAACCAGTTAATTGAGGTAGAATGGGATGCCGCAGCCATTGATAAGGCAAATGAGGTCGTCGTAGAAAGGAGTTCCGGAAATGGGTATCAGGAAGTGTATCGCGAAAGTTTTGATGCCGGAGAGTCGAAGTTTCAGGATTTCAATGCGGATGTGAATGCCTTGTCTTACGAATATCAGGTTTCAACAATTGATTCCTGTGGAGACTATACGCCTACCGGCCGCAAAGGCAAGAGCATATTGCTTCATGCGGAGCGAAACGACGGTGAAATATTCCTCAAATGGAACCCCTATGAAGGCTGGGAAAACGGGGTGGATCGCTATGATATTCAATTGGTTGATCAGCTCTCAGGTAAGTTTACAAATGTAGCGACAATCGATGGTACGCAGACGGGTTATAAAGATGTTGGGGCAAATGCGATACAGGCTATGAATTGTTATCGCGTGATTGCCTGGGAAGCCGGTGGAACTTTCACCTCCAGTATGTCCAACGAGTCCTGCGTTGTGCTCGATCCCCGGATTCATACGGCCAATGCCTTTACACCCAATGGGGACGGCACCAATGATGAATTTACCGTGCATGGGGCTTTTCTTACTGAGTATAGTCTGGAAATCTTTAACCGATGGGGAGAGAAAATCTTCGAATCCACATCCATGGAAAATGTCTGGAAAGGAGAAACCAAGTCAGGTCTTCTGGCACCGGAAGGGGTATATGTATTTATCGCCCGGGGAGTGGGTTTTGAAGGGGAAAAAATTCAGCGGATAGGCAGTGTTACACTCCTTCGGTAATCAGGGTTGAATGAGAATTTTTTGAGAGAATACGGGCTGCTTTTCCTGCTCAAGTGTGAGCAGGTATATGCCTGGAGAAAGAGCAAAATTCATCAAAATATCGCCGGATACATTTGTGAGGGGGGTAGAAATGATCTTTTGCCCCCAACTATTGACCAGTGAAATGCGCCAGTCAGAAGAATGGGTGTTTTCGGGTAGTTGATACGCGACCGTTAAGTGATCATGGGCAGGGTTGGGGAAAACCTGAATGCGGAATGGCAAAACACTTGTTTTTTCCAATCCGACAGAAGATTCCTCCACGATCCGGAATCCATCAATGCCTGCCTCCACCGCATCCTGGTTGCCGGGTTCTAAGTCCTGGGTATAAAAAATAAATTTTACCGGTTTGCTACGGTCAATGGCATTTACAAACGGAACAATCGTCGCCGCATTCCAGGTAGTGTCGAATGGCCCGGTATAACGCCGCAATTCAACCGTATCGATGCCATCGGTAACAGATACCGTCAGAAAATCATTTCCCGGTCCATCGGGAGCAGAGCCGTTAAGAGACCAGTTGAGAAACCACCAGTAGTATTGTAGTATGGGCGTGTCATAGCCACTGAGATCAATTTCGGGAGAAATCAGCAAGGTTGTGCCATTATCCACATCATCACCAAAAGGGGCGCCTCCGGCATTACCGGTTATATAGGCCTGGTCTCCGATATCGTCGGGCAGATCGTATTCCGGATTGTAAATTTCGCCATTCTCTCTGTAGGTACCTATGGGCTCTCCTCTCTCCCATATCCCTCTTTCAGCACTGCCCGTAACCTCCCATCCAAAGTCAAGGGCAAAATCATCGTAATAGCCAGGCATCAGGTACAAAACGAGTGAATCGTTTCCTGGAGCCACGGTGAGGGTTGTATCGTATGTATGATAGCCCCATTTTCCCAGAATAAACGCATAGCTATTGATGACAAACCGATTGTCTGAAACCTCGCCGTTGCCGTTGGTTGTGTAAGAAAAAATAGCTGCCTGATCTGGTGCAATGGCCTGAATTTGTGCACCCGGAAGGGGTTGAAGGGTTTCGCTGTCCAGCAGCCGTATTTTTAGCTGGGTACGGGGCAGGGGAACGAGCGCAATATTCAGCGTCGTCAGTTGTCCGTTGTCTAACGAAACCAAAGCCGTATCTGATTCATATCCATATTTACTAAAAATCACGGTGTAACTGCCTGAATCAGGGGTGCCGACTGCATACGCGCCGGTTGTTTGGGTGAATTCTTCCAGGCTATCTTCGACAATATGAACCGAAACGTTGGTGACGGGGGCAGAAGTTTGGGCATCAGTAACATTCCCTTCCAGATAACAACCTCTTTGATAGTGCGGTTGAAGGATGAACAAACCCTCCTCAATATCCGATATCAGCACCAATCCCGAGGGTAAAAAAGGATATGCACCCCAGGCGCCTTCAAAGAAACCACTGGCTTTGGGGCTGGTATCATAATAACCTACCTCAACCAGGTTTCCTGGCCGTGAAGCATCTACAATATTCAACCCGTCGGCGTAATAGGACGTCACCAGATAATCATTGAGCACGTGGACATTATGAGGGGCAGCCTGCCCGTCATTGACAGATGAGCGGATTTTGTCCAGAAAACGAATATCTCCAGGGTCACTGATTTCCCAGGCGGTGAGGTAAGCCTGCGCAAGTTCATCCGTGGTGAAGCATACATTTCCCGCGTCATTGATCCAGGTATTGTGGGTAAATGCACGGGGATAGTCGCGGTTTCCAATAATTGTTGGCAAACCCGGATCGGTTACATCCAGTATGGTCAGGCCGTTGGAAAGTTCACCTGCATAGACAAGGTCGTTGCGCGCATACAAATCGTGAACATAATGCTGATGATAGTCGCCCAGGAAGGTAGGATTCCAGGGGTCATTGTTGAGGTCAAATAATTTAAAACCTCCTGTTGTGTTATAGCCGATGATGTAGAGATATCCATTATCATCAATCCATACATTATGTGCAGTATTGATGCCACCCAATGTGGTATCCTTGTAGGCCACATTGCCTGGAAGGCCGGAAAGGTCGATGATCAGGACGCCATTTCCGGTTTCATTGGAGGTGTAAGCGTAGTGGTCAAATGTCTTTATATCGCGCCATACCGATTCCATTCCCGGAATAAACTGTACTTCCACCGGTTGTGACGGCGTGGCAATATCTACAATGGAAACGCCATTGGTAAGGCCGACGAGGGCGTATTCGTTACCATTCAGGTCTGTATAACCCCAGATATCATTCAGCTCTTTGGTATAGGGTAAATGACCCGTAAGGGTTACATTTTTTGTTTGTTGGGCAAAGAGATGGAAAACGGGCAGGAATCCGGCCACGAGTAAAAAAAATAATCGGATCATGTGTTATTGCTCATTTTCATACTCAAAATCGATCTTCAGCTCAGCTTTTTGTGAAGCTGCTACTGCAAGCTGGTCGCAGCGTTCATTGAGCGGATTGCCAGCGTGGCCTTTTACCCAGTGGAACCTTACCTGATGTAAACGG
The Bacteroidia bacterium DNA segment above includes these coding regions:
- a CDS encoding choice-of-anchor B family protein produces the protein MIRLFFLLVAGFLPVFHLFAQQTKNVTLTGHLPYTKELNDIWGYTDLNGNEYALVGLTNGVSIVDIATPSQPVEVQFIPGMESVWRDIKTFDHYAYTSNETGNGVLIIDLSGLPGNVAYKDTTLGGINTAHNVWIDDNGYLYIIGYNTTGGFKLFDLNNDPWNPTFLGDYHQHYVHDLYARNDLVYAGELSNGLTILDVTDPGLPTIIGNRDYPRAFTHNTWINDAGNVCFTTDELAQAYLTAWEISDPGDIRFLDKIRSSVNDGQAAPHNVHVLNDYLVTSYYADGLNIVDASRPGNLVEVGYYDTSPKASGFFEGAWGAYPFLPSGLVLISDIEEGLFILQPHYQRGCYLEGNVTDAQTSAPVTNVSVHIVEDSLEEFTQTTGAYAVGTPDSGSYTVIFSKYGYESDTALVSLDNGQLTTLNIALVPLPRTQLKIRLLDSETLQPLPGAQIQAIAPDQAAIFSYTTNGNGEVSDNRFVINSYAFILGKWGYHTYDTTLTVAPGNDSLVLYLMPGYYDDFALDFGWEVTGSAERGIWERGEPIGTYRENGEIYNPEYDLPDDIGDQAYITGNAGGAPFGDDVDNGTTLLISPEIDLSGYDTPILQYYWWFLNWSLNGSAPDGPGNDFLTVSVTDGIDTVELRRYTGPFDTTWNAATIVPFVNAIDRSKPVKFIFYTQDLEPGNQDAVEAGIDGFRIVEESSVGLEKTSVLPFRIQVFPNPAHDHLTVAYQLPENTHSSDWRISLVNSWGQKIISTPLTNVSGDILMNFALSPGIYLLTLEQEKQPVFSQKILIQP